One genomic segment of Candidatus Abyssobacteria bacterium SURF_5 includes these proteins:
- a CDS encoding GNAT family N-acetyltransferase, translating into MIIRLAEQDDLQQCRELDAIVSGLHSRKQFLEQRIRHRRAYLSIEEARVVGLITFQTNFIDCLYISLIIVHPDFRRRGIARKLINQVAGHSRNGKLFSSTEADNEQSIKMHEALGFQFSGYIDNLPQGKREILFCKNVARSSGPIPLP; encoded by the coding sequence GGGAGCTTGATGCAATTGTCAGCGGGCTCCACTCCCGGAAACAGTTCCTGGAACAGAGAATCCGTCACCGCAGAGCATATCTTTCGATCGAGGAAGCGCGCGTTGTCGGGCTTATAACGTTCCAGACCAATTTCATTGATTGCCTCTATATCTCCCTCATAATTGTGCACCCCGATTTCAGGCGCCGTGGCATCGCGCGAAAACTGATCAATCAAGTAGCCGGGCATTCCCGAAACGGAAAGCTCTTCAGCTCGACCGAAGCCGACAACGAGCAATCGATAAAGATGCACGAGGCGCTGGGTTTTCAGTTCAGCGGCTATATTGACAATCTCCCGCAGGGAAAGCGCGAGATCCTCTTCTGCAAAAACGTGGCCCGATCCTCTGGCCCGATCCCCCTTCCCTAA